The window GCGAATTGCTGTACCCGCTTAAATATTGCACATTGTTGTGAATCCAGTCGGTAAGGGTTACTACTTTTTCAAACGGATTGGTAATGTGGCCAAACAGGTTGTGCGATAGCCGGTATAATTTATCCGACTGGCAATAACGGCTTGGGTTTAAATAGGGCAGCACCGATGAGTCGAGCTGGGCTACCAACGTTTCCTGTTGCTGCGAGTAATCGGTAAGTTCGTAAAAATTGTCAACCAGGGCGTTGTATGTAACTTTTATAGTCCCCGGCTGGTAAACCTCGAAGCGCATCAGCCGGTTTTCTCCCTGTGCAGATATGATCTCCTCAATTTTAACGTAAGGGTCAACCGTAAACTCCTCGTTCAGTACAGTTTGGTTGGGTGTACGTAATGCATGTATGTTTAATATCAATGTGCCCGGCGCCCGTACTACATATTCCATTTGGGTAAACACATTGAATTTCATTGATCAGCTTTCGGTTTTAATTTCTTCTAATTTGTTAAAGGTTGTATCCA is drawn from Mucilaginibacter ginsenosidivorax and contains these coding sequences:
- a CDS encoding transglutaminase-like domain-containing protein, with product MKFNVFTQMEYVVRAPGTLILNIHALRTPNQTVLNEEFTVDPYVKIEEIISAQGENRLMRFEVYQPGTIKVTYNALVDNFYELTDYSQQQETLVAQLDSSVLPYLNPSRYCQSDKLYRLSHNLFGHITNPFEKVVTLTDWIHNNVQYLSGYSNSQTSAFDTVTEQVGVCRDFAHLGIALCRALTIPARYFTGYAYHLYPADFHACFEAYLGGKWILFDATKLVPLNGLIKIATGRDAADTAIANIFGDVTFTAMQVSCELAPDEHNFEPVYYIHGGYNGLSYL